A genomic window from Paraburkholderia phytofirmans OLGA172 includes:
- a CDS encoding dimethyl sulfoxide reductase anchor subunit family protein translates to MNPAFSVVFLTTLSGAAQGLLIALVGVEAAVHLGLIAAPTDAFYVAGAVLSVVLGGLGLIASFFHLGHPERAWRAVAMWRTSWLSRECLCLPAFLACAFFYGVAHGFGSPWSLAIGVLGVLASAALFVCSAMIYACLRFLQEWATPLTLINFVLLGCASGFTLATALTAWFAPGLTAALAVCACVLTLAGCASRSASLMRNARLRPKSTVQSATGIENPKLVQVSRGFTAGAFNLREFFHGKSAGTLRGVKWGFLVAAFAVPVLLMALGAGLHSIDVSLGLLAAACLVQYAGLVAERWFFFAEAKHPQNLYYARVG, encoded by the coding sequence ATGAATCCGGCTTTCTCGGTGGTTTTTCTCACAACGTTGAGTGGCGCGGCGCAGGGCCTGCTGATCGCGCTGGTTGGCGTGGAAGCGGCCGTGCATCTGGGGCTGATCGCGGCGCCCACCGATGCGTTCTATGTCGCCGGCGCGGTGCTGTCGGTCGTGTTGGGCGGCCTCGGACTGATCGCGTCGTTCTTCCATCTCGGGCATCCGGAGCGCGCATGGCGTGCGGTTGCGATGTGGCGAACCTCGTGGTTGTCGCGCGAATGTCTCTGCCTGCCGGCGTTTCTCGCCTGTGCTTTTTTCTATGGCGTCGCGCACGGGTTCGGCTCGCCGTGGTCGCTCGCGATAGGCGTGCTCGGCGTACTGGCGAGCGCCGCGCTATTCGTCTGCTCGGCGATGATCTATGCATGCCTGCGTTTTCTACAGGAGTGGGCCACACCGCTCACGCTGATCAACTTCGTGCTGCTGGGCTGCGCGTCCGGGTTCACGCTGGCGACGGCGCTGACCGCGTGGTTCGCGCCGGGGCTGACGGCGGCTCTGGCGGTCTGTGCCTGCGTGCTGACACTCGCGGGCTGCGCCAGCCGCTCGGCGTCCCTCATGCGCAATGCGCGGTTGCGGCCGAAGTCCACCGTGCAGAGCGCGACCGGCATCGAGAACCCGAAGCTCGTACAGGTTTCGCGCGGCTTTACCGCCGGCGCGTTCAATCTGCGCGAATTTTTTCACGGCAAATCGGCGGGGACGCTGCGGGGAGTCAAATGGGGTTTTCTCGTGGCCGCGTTTGCCGTGCCAGTCTTGCTGATGGCGCTGGGCGCGGGTTTGCATTCGATCGACGTCTCGCTCGGCTTGCTGGCCGCAGCGTGTCTCGTCCAATACGCGGGCCTCGTGGCGGAACGCTGGTTCTTTTTCGCCGAAGCGAAGCATCCGCAAAATCTTTATTACGCGAGAGTCGGCTGA
- the nirD gene encoding nitrite reductase small subunit NirD has protein sequence MNNDRLPQSWMPVCALDDIVPNTGVCALVNGEQVAVFHVANGDGSVFAIDNFDPGSQAAVLSRGLIGNLGERIVVASPIYKHHFDLRTGECLEAPENSVNAYPVRVESGQVWVAA, from the coding sequence ATGAACAACGATCGACTTCCGCAATCCTGGATGCCCGTCTGCGCGCTCGACGACATTGTTCCGAATACCGGCGTCTGTGCGCTGGTCAATGGCGAGCAGGTCGCGGTATTTCACGTCGCGAACGGTGACGGCAGCGTGTTCGCGATCGACAACTTCGATCCGGGTTCGCAGGCGGCGGTGCTCTCGCGCGGGCTGATCGGCAACCTCGGTGAGCGGATCGTGGTGGCCTCGCCGATCTACAAGCATCATTTCGATCTGCGTACCGGCGAGTGCCTCGAGGCGCCGGAGAATTCCGTCAACGCCTACCCGGTGCGCGTCGAGAGCGGTCAGGTGTGGGTCGCCGCATGA
- a CDS encoding 4Fe-4S dicluster domain-containing protein, which yields MTQMALVIDLNVCVGCQACVTSCKEWNTSGESGSLADLNPYDADPSGTFFNRVQSFEAGSYPNAETIHFPKSCLHCEDPPCVPVCPTGASYKRKEDGLVLVDFDKCIGCKYCAWACPYGARELDEARKEMTKCTLCVDRIHDENLSERDRQPACVLACPTSARLFGDIHDPESVVSKAIEERGGYQLMPEWNTRPANHYLPRVTTSASGCGSQGCSCKDTGTATEVPESLDARLERGELHLASMATRI from the coding sequence ATGACTCAGATGGCATTGGTAATCGACCTGAACGTGTGCGTGGGGTGCCAGGCTTGCGTGACGAGTTGCAAGGAGTGGAACACGTCGGGTGAATCGGGCAGTCTCGCCGACCTGAATCCCTACGACGCGGACCCGTCCGGCACATTCTTCAACCGCGTGCAGAGCTTCGAGGCCGGCAGCTATCCGAACGCCGAGACGATCCACTTCCCGAAGTCATGCCTGCACTGCGAAGACCCTCCGTGCGTGCCGGTGTGTCCGACCGGCGCGAGCTACAAGCGCAAGGAAGACGGCCTCGTGCTGGTCGATTTCGACAAATGCATTGGCTGCAAGTATTGCGCGTGGGCTTGCCCCTACGGTGCGCGCGAACTCGACGAAGCGCGCAAGGAGATGACGAAATGCACGTTGTGCGTCGATCGCATTCATGATGAAAACCTCTCCGAGCGCGATCGCCAACCGGCCTGCGTGCTCGCGTGCCCGACCTCCGCGCGGCTGTTCGGCGATATCCACGATCCGGAGTCGGTGGTGTCGAAGGCGATCGAGGAGCGTGGCGGCTATCAGCTGATGCCCGAGTGGAACACACGGCCGGCGAACCACTATTTGCCGCGCGTCACGACGTCGGCCTCGGGTTGCGGGAGCCAAGGCTGTTCGTGCAAAGACACGGGTACGGCCACGGAGGTGCCCGAATCGCTCGATGCGCGGCTCGAGCGCGGCGAACTGCATCTTGCGTCGATGGCGACGCGCATCTAA
- a CDS encoding molybdopterin-dependent oxidoreductase, whose product MEHHARTQNERLEIKTTTCYMCACRCGIRVHLREGEVRYIDGNPEHPLNQGVICAKGASGIMKQYSPARLTQPLMRKAGAERGSAQFEPVSWEVAFDVLEKRLATIRATDPKKFALFTGRDQMQALTGLFAKQFGTPNYAAHGGFCSANMAAGMIYTIGGSFWEFGGPDLDSAKLFFMIGTAEDHHSNPLKIAISKFKRAGGRFIAINPIRTGYAAIADEWVPIKPGTDGALFMAFLHELIAADAWDHEFVQRYTNAAELVDLDEASENFGLFVRDPNRPVGNPLFPQNHLWWDAAAARAVPHHAPGVTPALDGRYTLDDGTPVTPSFALLRERVADCTPEWAAEITGIAADTIRRLAGEMIQTSRDRRITLPIRWTDAWGETHETVTGNPVAFHAMRGLAAHSNGFQSIRALAVLMSLMGTIDCPGGFRHKSPFPRAVPPSAKPPNSPDAVKPNTPLATGPLGWPAAPEDLFIDDNGGPVRIDKAFSWEYPLAVHGVMHSVITNAWRGDPYPIDTLLIFMANMAWNSSMNTMKVREMLADKHANGEYKIPFLVVCDAFQSEMTAFADLILPDTTYLERHDAMSMLDRPISEFDGPVDSVRVPVVPPTGECKPFQEVLIELASRLKFPAFTTAEGTRRFRDYPDFIVNHTTSPGSGVGFLIGWRGKDGDKALVGEPNPQQWEQYAKNNCVFHYRLPETLQYMRNCNGPYLDWAVKNGFRKFNEPILIQLYSDVMQKFRLAAQGRTSGRQPPEHLRARVEKYFDPLPFWYAPLESDSTDLARFPLAAVTQRPMAMYHSWDSQNAWLRQIHGENYLYMNPLMAAGNGIADGSWIYAESQWGRVRCMARFSETVEPGTVWTWNAIGKAAGAWNLGADANESQRGFLLNHLITDELPGRDEAAARLSNSDPVTGQAAWYDVRVRVYPAEADARHTLPQFDAMPALPGSNGVISRIVQTYFAGRGEFAARLRGATGRK is encoded by the coding sequence AGCGGGGCAGCGCGCAGTTCGAGCCGGTGTCGTGGGAGGTCGCGTTCGACGTGCTCGAAAAACGCCTTGCCACGATTCGCGCCACGGATCCAAAGAAATTCGCACTGTTCACCGGTCGCGACCAGATGCAGGCGCTCACCGGCCTCTTCGCCAAACAGTTTGGCACGCCTAATTACGCGGCCCATGGCGGCTTCTGTTCGGCGAACATGGCGGCCGGCATGATCTATACGATCGGTGGCTCGTTCTGGGAGTTCGGCGGCCCCGATCTCGACAGCGCCAAACTCTTCTTTATGATCGGCACGGCGGAAGATCATCATTCGAATCCGCTCAAGATCGCTATTTCGAAGTTCAAGCGCGCGGGTGGACGCTTCATCGCGATCAATCCGATCCGCACCGGATACGCGGCGATTGCCGACGAATGGGTGCCGATCAAGCCCGGCACCGATGGCGCGCTGTTCATGGCGTTTCTGCACGAACTGATCGCCGCCGACGCCTGGGATCACGAGTTCGTGCAGCGCTATACGAACGCGGCGGAGCTCGTGGATCTCGACGAAGCCAGCGAAAACTTCGGCCTGTTCGTGCGCGACCCGAACCGGCCGGTCGGCAATCCGCTGTTTCCGCAGAATCATCTCTGGTGGGACGCCGCCGCCGCGCGCGCAGTGCCGCACCATGCCCCCGGCGTGACACCCGCGCTCGACGGACGCTATACGCTCGACGACGGCACGCCGGTCACGCCGTCGTTCGCCTTGCTGCGCGAACGCGTGGCCGACTGCACGCCCGAGTGGGCCGCTGAGATCACGGGGATTGCAGCGGACACGATTCGCCGTCTCGCGGGCGAAATGATCCAGACGAGCCGTGATCGCCGGATCACGCTGCCGATCCGCTGGACCGACGCGTGGGGCGAGACGCACGAGACCGTCACGGGCAACCCGGTCGCCTTTCATGCGATGCGCGGACTGGCCGCGCATTCCAACGGCTTCCAGTCGATCCGCGCGCTGGCGGTGCTGATGTCGCTGATGGGCACGATCGACTGTCCAGGCGGATTTCGCCATAAGTCGCCGTTTCCCCGTGCGGTGCCGCCCTCGGCCAAACCGCCGAACAGCCCCGACGCCGTCAAGCCGAACACGCCGCTCGCCACCGGGCCGCTCGGCTGGCCTGCCGCGCCCGAAGATCTGTTCATCGACGACAACGGCGGCCCGGTGCGCATCGACAAGGCCTTCTCCTGGGAATATCCGCTTGCCGTGCATGGCGTGATGCATAGCGTCATCACCAATGCGTGGCGCGGCGATCCGTATCCTATCGACACGCTGCTGATTTTCATGGCCAACATGGCGTGGAATTCGTCGATGAACACGATGAAGGTGCGCGAGATGCTCGCCGACAAGCATGCGAACGGCGAGTACAAGATTCCATTTCTCGTGGTGTGCGATGCGTTCCAGTCGGAGATGACGGCGTTCGCCGATCTGATCCTGCCGGACACCACCTATCTCGAGCGGCACGACGCGATGTCGATGCTCGATCGGCCGATCTCCGAATTCGACGGTCCGGTGGATTCCGTGCGTGTGCCGGTCGTGCCGCCGACCGGCGAATGCAAGCCCTTCCAGGAAGTGCTGATCGAACTGGCGTCGCGGCTGAAGTTTCCCGCGTTCACGACCGCCGAAGGCACGCGCCGTTTTCGCGACTATCCCGACTTCATCGTCAATCACACGACCTCGCCCGGTTCCGGCGTGGGCTTTCTGATCGGCTGGCGCGGCAAGGACGGCGACAAGGCGCTGGTGGGCGAGCCGAATCCGCAGCAGTGGGAACAGTATGCAAAGAACAATTGCGTGTTCCATTACCGCTTGCCCGAGACGCTCCAATACATGCGCAACTGCAACGGGCCGTATCTCGACTGGGCAGTGAAAAACGGTTTCCGTAAATTCAACGAGCCGATCCTGATCCAGCTTTACTCCGACGTCATGCAGAAGTTCAGGCTCGCCGCGCAGGGCCGCACGAGCGGCAGGCAACCGCCGGAGCACTTGCGCGCGCGTGTCGAAAAGTATTTCGATCCGTTGCCGTTCTGGTATGCGCCGCTCGAAAGCGATTCCACCGATCTCGCGCGTTTCCCGCTTGCCGCCGTGACGCAACGGCCGATGGCCATGTATCACTCGTGGGACTCGCAGAACGCGTGGCTGCGGCAGATTCACGGCGAGAACTATCTCTACATGAATCCGCTGATGGCGGCCGGGAACGGCATCGCCGACGGCAGCTGGATCTATGCCGAATCGCAATGGGGCCGCGTGCGCTGCATGGCGCGCTTTAGCGAGACCGTTGAGCCGGGGACGGTATGGACCTGGAACGCGATCGGCAAGGCCGCGGGCGCGTGGAATCTCGGCGCGGACGCGAACGAATCCCAGCGCGGCTTCCTGCTCAATCACCTCATCACCGACGAGCTGCCCGGCCGCGACGAAGCCGCCGCGCGCCTCTCGAACTCGGACCCGGTGACAGGCCAGGCCGCGTGGTACGACGTACGGGTGCGCGTCTATCCGGCGGAAGCGGACGCGCGTCATACGCTGCCGCAGTTCGATGCGATGCCCGCATTGCCGGGGTCGAACGGGGTGATCTCGCGGATCGTGCAGACCTACTTCGCGGGGCGCGGCGAGTTCGCGGCGCGGCTGCGCGGCGCGACAGGGCGCAAGTGA